A region from the uncultured Macellibacteroides sp. genome encodes:
- a CDS encoding LytTR family DNA-binding domain-containing protein — protein MKLRCIITDDEPIARKGLQSYVEKIDFLELVGVCEDAIQLNSMLKTHPADLLFLDIEMPYMSGIDLLNSLNILPKVIITSAYAEYAIKGYDLEVSDYLLKPISFERFLKAVNKVYDQVTPTAAPQAQEYFFVKTTLKLEKLCFKDILYIEGVENYVAIQTNDGRVITHSTLRTILQNLPSNRFVQVHKSFIVNIGTINSIEGNMLGIGKFKIPVSRTFKEQALETILKNKLIKES, from the coding sequence ATGAAACTAAGGTGTATCATAACCGACGACGAACCTATTGCCCGCAAGGGGCTGCAAAGCTACGTGGAAAAAATTGACTTTCTTGAACTGGTTGGCGTATGTGAGGATGCCATTCAACTAAACAGCATGCTAAAAACCCATCCGGCGGACTTACTTTTTCTGGATATTGAGATGCCATATATGTCTGGAATTGATTTATTAAACAGCCTGAATATCCTACCTAAGGTAATAATTACCAGTGCCTATGCCGAATATGCTATTAAGGGATACGACCTGGAAGTGAGTGATTACCTGCTGAAACCCATCTCTTTCGAACGGTTTCTGAAGGCTGTTAACAAAGTGTACGATCAGGTGACCCCAACTGCTGCTCCGCAAGCACAGGAATATTTTTTTGTAAAAACCACTTTGAAGCTGGAAAAACTATGCTTTAAAGATATTCTGTATATCGAAGGCGTCGAAAACTATGTAGCAATCCAAACAAACGATGGCAGGGTAATAACCCATTCCACCCTACGTACTATCCTGCAAAACCTTCCCTCAAATCGTTTTGTTCAGGTTCATAAATCGTTTATAGTAAATATTGGAACTATCAACTCCATTGAAGGAAACATGCTTGGAATTGGTAAATTTAAGATACCTGTTTCCAGAACTTTCAA